The proteins below are encoded in one region of Blastocatellia bacterium:
- a CDS encoding DinB family protein, producing the protein MVYNSIDEIFAALATTRRRIYEQVADLSDEQAKARSAPDLWSVAEIIEHLSMAEGRILALLGSLLERKAAAAAPAGAGSSAISIQMMTDRAHERFSAPEFLQPTGNVPLSESLARLRQSRETLLGLRSRIEAADYSHVTFPHPVFGPLNLYQWLAAAEFHECKHLDQLQTYLR; encoded by the coding sequence ATGGTTTACAACAGCATTGATGAAATCTTTGCCGCGCTGGCGACGACGCGGCGGCGCATCTATGAGCAAGTCGCCGACCTCAGCGACGAACAGGCAAAGGCGCGGTCGGCGCCCGACCTCTGGTCGGTGGCCGAAATCATCGAGCATCTGAGCATGGCCGAAGGGCGCATCCTGGCGCTGCTCGGCAGCCTCTTGGAGCGCAAAGCCGCCGCCGCCGCGCCCGCGGGCGCCGGCAGTTCGGCGATCTCGATTCAGATGATGACCGACCGGGCGCACGAAAGATTCAGCGCGCCCGAATTCTTGCAGCCGACCGGCAACGTGCCGCTTTCAGAATCGCTCGCGCGCCTGCGCCAGTCGCGTGAGACGTTGCTCGGCTTGCGATCACGGATCGAAGCGGCGGATTATTCGCACGTCACCTTTCCGCACCCGGTTTTCGGCCCGCTCAATCTTTATCAATGGCTGGCCGCCGCCGAGTTCCACGAGTGCAAGCACCTGGACCAGCTTC
- a CDS encoding AraC family transcriptional regulator, with translation MVAERRFIAPPTNAEPSKYIFKRVAAWHGVRVQHLRVTEGEMSEVQLGEHQIAIPLEGAYTVEAITASGFRRIAVRGVGYTCLIPAGQAYSVRWNNELENVSIYLPPAFLSRLAAESLMTERLELVEGCGTQDPFIRELALRLTAEIASPHPAGRLYGESLVDTLAAHLLRHYTTASQRRQAIQGGLAGHKLRRATDYINDNLSRDLSLAEIADVLDLSTYHFVRAFKQATGETPHQYLLKSRVERAKQLLAETELPLAEISYLVGFNSQSHFTTSFRRMARQTPKAFRETARG, from the coding sequence ATGGTAGCCGAACGACGCTTCATCGCGCCGCCAACCAACGCCGAGCCGTCGAAATATATCTTTAAACGTGTCGCTGCCTGGCATGGCGTGCGGGTCCAGCACCTGCGCGTCACCGAAGGCGAAATGTCCGAGGTGCAGCTCGGCGAGCATCAGATTGCTATCCCCCTCGAAGGCGCTTATACGGTCGAAGCGATCACCGCCAGCGGCTTTCGCCGAATTGCCGTGCGCGGCGTCGGCTACACCTGCCTGATCCCCGCCGGCCAAGCCTACAGTGTGCGCTGGAACAATGAGCTGGAGAATGTCTCGATCTACCTGCCACCGGCTTTTTTATCGCGGCTCGCCGCCGAATCGTTGATGACCGAGCGCCTCGAGCTGGTCGAAGGCTGTGGCACACAAGACCCGTTCATTCGCGAGCTGGCCCTACGGCTGACGGCGGAAATCGCCTCGCCGCACCCGGCAGGCCGGCTCTACGGCGAATCGCTAGTGGACACGCTGGCGGCGCACCTGCTCAGGCATTACACGACGGCAAGCCAGCGGCGACAAGCCATACAGGGCGGGCTGGCCGGCCACAAGCTGCGGCGCGCCACCGATTATATTAACGACAACCTGTCGCGCGACCTGTCGCTCGCTGAAATCGCCGACGTGCTCGACCTCAGCACTTATCACTTCGTGCGCGCTTTCAAACAGGCGACCGGCGAAACCCCGCATCAATACCTGCTCAAGAGCCGCGTCGAGCGCGCCAAGCAATTGCTTGCCGAAACCGAGTTGCCGCTCGCCGAGATCAGCTACCTTGTCGGCTTCAACAGTCAGAGCCATTTTACGACCAGCTTTCGCCGCATGGCGCGGCAGACGCCGAAAGCTTTCCGCGAAACGGCGCGCGGTTAA
- the uvrC gene encoding excinuclease ABC subunit UvrC, which yields MTLTEKLASLPVQPGCYIYRDEAGKILYVGKAKNLRNRVRQYFQSSRSHDAKTNELVSRIADLELFLTDSEIEALALESNLIKKHRPPFNILLKDDKQYPHIKITNETAPRAVIARKIVKDGSRYYGPYLPPSLAWQTLDLINRHFQLRTCTMEITGKADRPCLEYHIKRCLGPCVKELCTLDHYNEAVRDVEMLLAGKTADLETMLKERMLKASDELRFEAAARYRDQLKTIAKLGEQQKMMLVSGEDVDIFGYYREGWQLALALFTMREGKVVGKREFYWEDISDPFDPGAFIGQALKQYYTAGDYAPGEVYVPVEFEDRELLEEYLTTQRGRRVHISAPQRGVKRDLIDLVEKNARLNFDQRFRVQRPDMTRVLQELQEALELPELPERIESFDISNIQGDENVASMVVCEHGAMKKSDYRKFKVRSVEGRADDFQSMYEVVGRRYSRLLREDRPLPSLVLIDGGKGQLAAAARALHELGLEALPTASIAKREELLFVKGRAEPVRIDHHSPVLHLIQMIRDETHRFAVTYHRKRRAMRDFKSELTSIPGVGEKLKARLLRNFGSLKRVSEASFAELKPFVGATQAERIVAHFGRLKSAEAELADDAESG from the coding sequence ATGACTCTCACTGAAAAACTCGCCAGCTTGCCCGTCCAGCCGGGCTGTTACATCTACCGCGACGAGGCCGGCAAAATCCTTTACGTCGGCAAGGCGAAGAACCTGCGCAACCGCGTGCGCCAGTACTTTCAATCGTCGCGCTCGCACGATGCCAAGACCAACGAGCTGGTGTCGCGCATCGCCGACCTGGAGCTGTTCCTCACCGATAGCGAGATCGAAGCCCTGGCGCTTGAAAGCAATCTGATCAAGAAGCACCGGCCGCCGTTCAACATCCTGCTCAAGGACGACAAGCAGTATCCGCACATCAAGATCACCAACGAGACGGCGCCGCGCGCCGTCATCGCCCGCAAGATCGTCAAAGACGGCTCGCGCTACTACGGCCCGTACCTGCCGCCGTCGCTCGCCTGGCAGACGCTCGATTTAATCAACCGCCATTTCCAACTGCGCACCTGCACGATGGAGATCACGGGCAAGGCGGATCGCCCATGTCTTGAGTACCACATCAAGCGCTGCCTCGGCCCTTGCGTGAAAGAGCTATGCACGCTCGACCATTACAACGAAGCGGTGCGCGACGTCGAGATGCTGCTTGCGGGCAAGACGGCTGATCTGGAAACTATGCTCAAAGAGCGCATGCTCAAGGCGTCTGACGAGCTGCGCTTTGAAGCGGCGGCGCGCTACCGCGACCAGTTGAAGACGATTGCCAAGCTCGGCGAGCAGCAGAAGATGATGCTGGTGTCGGGCGAAGACGTTGACATCTTTGGCTACTACCGCGAAGGCTGGCAACTGGCGCTGGCGCTCTTCACCATGCGCGAAGGCAAGGTGGTCGGCAAGCGCGAATTTTACTGGGAAGACATCAGCGACCCGTTCGACCCCGGCGCTTTCATCGGCCAGGCGCTGAAGCAGTACTACACCGCCGGCGACTATGCGCCCGGCGAGGTTTATGTGCCGGTCGAGTTCGAAGACCGCGAGCTGCTCGAAGAATACCTGACGACGCAGCGCGGTCGCCGCGTCCATATCAGCGCCCCGCAGCGCGGCGTCAAGCGCGATCTGATCGATCTCGTCGAGAAGAATGCCCGCTTGAACTTCGATCAACGCTTCCGCGTGCAGCGGCCAGATATGACCAGGGTGTTGCAGGAGCTGCAAGAGGCGCTCGAATTGCCGGAGCTGCCGGAGCGCATCGAATCCTTCGACATCTCGAATATTCAAGGCGACGAGAACGTCGCTTCGATGGTCGTCTGCGAGCACGGCGCGATGAAGAAGTCCGATTACCGCAAATTCAAAGTGCGCTCGGTCGAAGGCCGCGCCGACGATTTTCAATCGATGTACGAAGTGGTGGGCCGCCGTTATTCTCGATTGCTCAGAGAAGACCGCCCGCTGCCGAGCCTGGTATTGATTGACGGCGGCAAGGGGCAACTGGCCGCCGCCGCCCGCGCCCTGCACGAGCTTGGGCTTGAAGCCTTGCCGACCGCCTCGATTGCCAAGCGCGAAGAACTGCTCTTCGTCAAAGGGCGCGCCGAGCCTGTGCGCATCGATCATCATTCGCCGGTGCTGCACCTGATTCAGATGATCCGCGACGAGACGCACCGCTTCGCCGTGACTTATCATCGCAAGCGGCGGGCGATGCGTGACTTCAAATCTGAGCTGACCTCGATTCCCGGCGTCGGCGAGAAGCTGAAAGCGCGGTTGCTCAGGAACTTCGGCAGCCTCAAGCGCGTCTCGGAAGCGAGCTTCGCGGAGCTGAAACCCTTCGTCGGCGCGACCCAGGCCGAGCGCATCGTCGCGCACTTTGGCCGTTTGAAAAGCGCCGAAGCCGAGCTTGCCGACGACGCCGAAAGCGGTTGA
- a CDS encoding OmpA family protein, protein MRRKATAVACIAFAVLLSSACATKKYVRNRVNERATPLENRTGELEETSRRNTQDINRIRTDVTEVGNRTDRAQQTADKAASAAEQANTRVTGVEESVTNLRSNLDKYTVQKTVTLWFKVNKSDLQPEAMASLDELAGQIKDRNGFLLEIEGFASADGKTDLNERLSQARSEAVRRYLAERHNIPLFRMSILGFGESRPVADNTTLEGRQQNRRVEVRLLTNNAVSQSH, encoded by the coding sequence ATGAGACGAAAAGCCACGGCTGTTGCCTGCATCGCATTTGCGGTGCTGCTGTCAAGCGCATGCGCCACCAAGAAGTACGTCCGCAACCGCGTCAACGAGCGCGCCACGCCGCTGGAGAATCGCACGGGCGAGCTGGAAGAGACCTCGCGCCGCAACACGCAGGACATCAACCGCATCCGCACAGACGTTACAGAAGTCGGCAACCGCACAGACCGCGCGCAGCAGACCGCAGACAAAGCGGCCTCGGCTGCCGAACAGGCCAATACGCGGGTCACCGGCGTTGAAGAGTCGGTCACCAACCTGCGCTCGAACCTCGACAAGTACACCGTGCAGAAGACGGTCACCCTCTGGTTCAAAGTCAACAAGTCCGATCTGCAACCTGAAGCGATGGCCTCGCTCGATGAGCTGGCCGGGCAGATCAAAGACCGCAACGGCTTTCTGCTGGAGATCGAAGGCTTCGCCTCTGCCGACGGCAAGACCGACCTGAATGAGCGTTTGAGTCAGGCGCGCTCGGAAGCCGTGCGCCGCTACCTGGCCGAACGTCACAACATCCCGCTCTTCCGCATGTCGATTCTCGGCTTCGGTGAGAGCCGCCCGGTCGCAGACAACACGACGCTCGAAGGGCGGCAGCAGAACCGCCGCGTCGAAGTCCGCTTGCTGACCAACAACGCCGTCAGCCAGTCGCATTAG
- a CDS encoding PfkB family carbohydrate kinase: protein MEFGITVPAGKPFDAVALGLNAVDHLIVAPRYPEFNTKIRYKSHQLAAGGQCASAMVALARLGLRTRYIGKVGDDDIGRFQINSVVSEGVTADMRVVEGAETQTAFIIIDETNGERTILWSRDSSVATLPEEVDGAAVTSGRVLHLDGHDVEAAIVAAAAARAAGVPTVLDIDNIYPGAERLLPLIDFMISSSSFPGRMTGESDLRVALRQLAESNGSLVTGATLGEDGVLVYLRGQFIHAPAFRVECRDTTGAGDAFHAGFIYGLLTGLPVEETLRFANAVAGLKCRALGARTGLPTLSETKAFLSGSL from the coding sequence ATGGAATTTGGCATCACCGTCCCTGCCGGCAAGCCTTTCGATGCCGTGGCGCTCGGACTCAACGCCGTTGACCATCTCATCGTGGCGCCGCGCTATCCCGAATTCAACACTAAGATTCGCTACAAATCTCATCAACTGGCGGCGGGCGGCCAGTGCGCCTCGGCGATGGTGGCGCTGGCGCGTCTGGGCTTACGCACACGTTACATCGGTAAAGTCGGTGACGATGATATCGGGCGTTTTCAGATCAACTCGGTGGTCTCTGAAGGCGTAACGGCGGACATGCGCGTGGTCGAAGGAGCTGAAACGCAGACCGCTTTCATTATTATTGACGAGACGAACGGCGAGCGGACGATTCTCTGGAGCCGCGACTCGTCAGTCGCCACGCTCCCAGAAGAAGTGGATGGCGCAGCGGTGACCTCAGGGCGCGTGCTGCACCTGGACGGTCACGACGTCGAGGCGGCCATCGTGGCGGCGGCGGCGGCGCGGGCCGCCGGTGTGCCGACCGTGCTCGACATAGACAACATCTATCCGGGCGCAGAGCGCCTGCTGCCGCTCATTGATTTCATGATTTCGTCGAGCAGCTTCCCTGGACGCATGACGGGCGAAAGCGACTTGCGGGTGGCTTTGCGTCAACTTGCGGAAAGCAACGGCTCGCTGGTGACCGGCGCGACCCTCGGCGAAGACGGTGTGCTGGTCTATCTTCGCGGTCAGTTCATCCACGCGCCGGCGTTTCGGGTCGAGTGCCGAGACACAACCGGCGCGGGCGACGCCTTTCATGCCGGATTCATCTACGGATTACTGACGGGACTGCCGGTTGAAGAAACCCTGCGCTTCGCCAATGCCGTCGCCGGATTGAAATGCCGTGCCCTTGGCGCGCGCACAGGGTTGCCGACGCTCAGTGAAACCAAAGCATTTTTATCCGGCAGCTTATAG
- a CDS encoding DUF2958 domain-containing protein — MPEKYEFFPDALKAQIPKLYSQENNPDPTVWMKLFTPWTGWSWFITEGEDRDGDYLMFGYVIGQEREWGYVSLRELESVAGPFGLKIERDIHFTPRPKSQVPEIK, encoded by the coding sequence ATGCCAGAGAAGTATGAGTTCTTTCCCGACGCTCTCAAGGCTCAGATTCCCAAGCTCTACTCCCAAGAGAACAACCCAGACCCCACGGTTTGGATGAAGCTTTTTACGCCCTGGACAGGCTGGAGTTGGTTTATCACCGAAGGCGAAGACCGCGACGGTGATTATCTGATGTTCGGCTATGTGATAGGGCAAGAGCGTGAGTGGGGGTATGTGAGTCTCCGGGAGTTGGAATCAGTGGCTGGCCCATTCGGCCTAAAAATCGAAAGGGACATCCACTTTACGCCACGTCCAAAGTCTCAAGTTCCCGAAATCAAATAA
- a CDS encoding M23 family metallopeptidase, with the protein MKLLEPLLVGSYSISQRFGGNANPLYAGQGLKGHPGVDMAQGYNRSITASHDGLVYKTFNKNNPDLSKYRAVCVLFQEDENWYELTYGHCNDIYASVGDMVSSGDLLASMGNTGDVFSQGLPVSPSPSVRLQPPYPGTHLHWQLRKCVRTQSTQAGNQYLQAQDGGLFHDKDGYYEVVDYENGYNGCIDPLPFLYSPPIWKKLPLYIKIVSQLSAVAKGRTS; encoded by the coding sequence ATGAAGTTACTTGAACCCTTATTGGTTGGCTCCTACTCCATCTCCCAGAGGTTCGGCGGCAATGCGAATCCTCTATATGCCGGGCAAGGTTTGAAAGGACACCCAGGCGTAGATATGGCGCAAGGCTATAATCGCTCCATCACGGCTTCTCACGATGGATTAGTCTACAAGACGTTCAATAAAAACAACCCTGACTTGTCGAAGTATCGGGCAGTGTGTGTTCTCTTCCAAGAAGATGAAAACTGGTACGAGCTTACTTACGGTCATTGCAATGACATTTATGCGAGTGTTGGCGATATGGTTAGTAGCGGCGATCTGCTTGCTTCTATGGGTAATACTGGCGATGTATTTTCTCAAGGGCTTCCAGTTTCTCCGAGTCCATCTGTCAGACTCCAACCACCCTACCCAGGAACTCATTTGCATTGGCAGCTTAGAAAATGCGTGCGAACTCAAAGTACCCAAGCCGGAAATCAGTACCTACAGGCTCAAGACGGGGGACTATTTCATGACAAAGACGGTTATTACGAAGTAGTGGATTATGAGAACGGATACAACGGATGCATAGACCCACTTCCGTTTCTCTACTCGCCACCGATTTGGAAAAAGTTACCTCTCTACATCAAGATCGTTTCCCAACTTTCCGCAGTCGCTAAAGGTCGCACGTCCTAA
- a CDS encoding terminase family protein — MNSSRTEKIELAKALIEKERRIAQNPLKYAQQHPKQQEVSRVRKAIRALFWGNRVGKTEWGAQETAKVLLGEHEWIQPGEVWSFCPSFDEQKDTTQKKLLKYIPEHRIKDKTWLRKGIIKELVIDAGNGRTSKIAFKSYEQGREKAQGAGKVLIWFDEEPPHDIWEECFVRTEAGVQLHIILTMTAIKGMTWVYNDIYLNTSNPDIFVSEAGWDDNPWLTEDQKAQMGRGLTPQALKVRREGKFVKMVGLVCSWFGRSTHVVDIKELPPGDTYFAIDFGFSAPSAGLWVRIDREFNWWIFDGFYRKQLTNPQIQAIIRLKEQNLGRVIRIGDSAQASDIKQMNDAGISITGVEKAPGTNKENWDEWRARLMEEQGHILEATGKPKLFISSKLVDFDEEGNEFNFLVKEIENLRWEEIKTDMGIEQKPMWGKQAKHAIDALSYILATINKPKKEEAPAQAYTGAVKPFYPNIGV, encoded by the coding sequence ATGAACTCATCAAGGACAGAAAAAATAGAGCTGGCTAAGGCTCTTATCGAGAAGGAAAGGAGGATCGCCCAGAACCCTCTTAAGTACGCCCAGCAGCACCCCAAGCAGCAAGAGGTAAGCCGAGTACGAAAGGCTATCAGAGCCTTATTCTGGGGCAACCGTGTAGGTAAGACTGAGTGGGGCGCACAGGAAACCGCCAAGGTTCTATTGGGAGAGCATGAGTGGATTCAACCAGGGGAAGTCTGGAGCTTTTGCCCTTCTTTCGATGAACAGAAAGACACCACCCAAAAGAAGCTTCTCAAATACATTCCAGAACACCGAATCAAAGATAAGACTTGGCTTCGCAAAGGAATCATTAAGGAACTTGTCATAGATGCTGGCAATGGTCGCACTTCAAAGATCGCTTTCAAAAGTTATGAGCAGGGGAGAGAAAAGGCACAGGGAGCAGGAAAGGTTCTAATTTGGTTTGATGAGGAGCCACCGCACGATATTTGGGAAGAGTGCTTTGTTCGCACCGAGGCAGGTGTCCAGCTTCATATCATCCTTACTATGACCGCTATCAAGGGTATGACGTGGGTGTATAACGACATCTACCTGAATACCAGCAACCCCGACATCTTCGTTTCTGAGGCAGGCTGGGATGATAACCCTTGGCTCACTGAAGACCAGAAGGCTCAGATGGGCCGAGGACTCACGCCTCAAGCTTTGAAGGTCAGACGTGAGGGGAAGTTCGTCAAGATGGTTGGCCTCGTCTGTAGCTGGTTTGGCCGCAGCACTCACGTTGTAGACATCAAGGAGCTTCCCCCAGGAGATACTTACTTCGCAATAGACTTCGGATTCTCTGCCCCCTCTGCTGGCCTGTGGGTTCGTATAGATCGAGAGTTCAACTGGTGGATATTTGATGGCTTCTACCGGAAGCAGCTTACCAATCCTCAGATTCAGGCAATCATCAGGCTCAAAGAGCAGAATCTTGGCCGGGTGATCCGCATAGGTGACTCAGCCCAAGCCAGCGATATAAAGCAGATGAACGATGCTGGAATCTCTATTACTGGGGTTGAGAAAGCCCCAGGTACGAATAAGGAGAACTGGGACGAGTGGCGCGCACGGCTGATGGAGGAACAAGGCCATATCTTGGAGGCTACCGGCAAGCCAAAGCTTTTCATCTCCAGCAAGCTTGTTGACTTTGACGAAGAAGGTAACGAGTTCAATTTCTTGGTCAAAGAGATTGAGAACCTACGCTGGGAAGAAATCAAAACCGATATGGGTATCGAGCAAAAGCCAATGTGGGGCAAACAGGCCAAGCACGCAATAGACGCTTTGAGCTATATCCTTGCCACGATCAACAAACCTAAGAAGGAAGAGGCACCAGCCCAGGCTTATACAGGTGCAGTCAAACCATTCTACCCAAACATAGGAGTATGA
- a CDS encoding HNH endonuclease, with the protein MAHENMKRSFLKRKPSKLKRTPLRAKRQAIRKVTKLSLGRLKKDLLEIAKRHVRERDGKCMMAGADGRRCWGYLQASHIFPEGIYHSMKFDPQNMIAACTQHHIYWWHKSPLEADAWLRRHLGEQQYQYLFRLRDAYKEKQWFIPELTELLAQAEQDLASYGKHYEPHRPSL; encoded by the coding sequence ATGGCACACGAAAACATGAAACGTTCATTCCTTAAAAGGAAACCATCAAAGCTCAAAAGAACACCCCTCAGGGCCAAGAGGCAGGCCATAAGGAAAGTTACTAAACTCTCGCTAGGTAGGCTTAAGAAAGACCTACTGGAGATTGCTAAACGCCACGTCCGAGAGCGCGATGGAAAATGTATGATGGCGGGCGCAGATGGTAGGAGGTGCTGGGGCTATCTACAAGCTTCCCATATCTTCCCTGAAGGTATCTACCATTCAATGAAATTTGACCCCCAGAATATGATCGCCGCTTGCACTCAGCATCATATCTATTGGTGGCACAAAAGTCCGCTGGAGGCTGATGCGTGGCTCAGAAGACACTTGGGAGAGCAGCAGTATCAATATCTGTTCAGGCTCCGAGATGCCTACAAAGAAAAACAGTGGTTTATCCCTGAGCTTACCGAGCTTCTAGCTCAAGCAGAGCAAGACCTAGCCAGCTACGGCAAGCACTACGAGCCGCATAGGCCCAGCCTATAA
- a CDS encoding toll/interleukin-1 receptor domain-containing protein encodes MSRQSHEKAMIFISHSHSPEDVRWVNEVRKHLRTLERRFDVEIWDKTEIDPPTLWEFEAEEAIGRAKVIIVLISKDYFSSDYITDFELPLILRVERERESFETPLIIPLIINDSPYLETELGQLYPANGPYGSLDVASPYEQSEIFERLAFYVAHALNLLLHPRLPQSVANALPAPPSTSSYYPDEIETGPLVRILRNIFIAVLIVGFIASLAWLAPRIGSPILRPKGTDNFQLSDMPMSLQGTSPNRKKISGTLSIRIPKSVKVSETLPISAQFKPDSEQVYTLSTVLKLESPSFKITPTDNSRMINPGPEFLWGWLILPETTGRHAVSLRFEPDIEYQLDQNRRPVEFEMNSNSIIAYINVLTDLNLTSTQDTILKIIGGLIGIVGTILGYPFLKRRFGSG; translated from the coding sequence ATGTCACGTCAAAGTCATGAAAAAGCAATGATTTTTATCAGTCATAGTCACAGCCCTGAAGATGTACGATGGGTTAACGAAGTCAGAAAACATTTAAGGACACTTGAAAGACGTTTCGATGTCGAAATCTGGGACAAAACCGAAATAGACCCTCCTACTCTGTGGGAATTCGAGGCTGAAGAAGCTATTGGGCGCGCTAAAGTTATTATAGTACTTATAAGCAAGGACTATTTTTCTTCAGACTATATAACGGACTTTGAGTTGCCACTGATTTTAAGAGTTGAGCGAGAAAGGGAGAGTTTTGAAACACCTCTTATAATACCCCTTATTATAAATGATTCCCCATACCTCGAAACGGAACTTGGACAGCTATATCCTGCAAATGGCCCTTATGGATCATTAGATGTAGCGAGTCCTTATGAGCAGAGTGAAATTTTTGAAAGATTAGCATTTTATGTTGCTCATGCGTTAAACCTACTATTACACCCCCGGTTACCTCAATCTGTTGCCAATGCCTTACCAGCACCCCCTAGCACATCTAGCTATTATCCTGATGAAATAGAAACAGGTCCTTTAGTCCGTATACTACGTAATATATTTATCGCTGTCCTAATAGTAGGATTTATAGCTTCACTTGCGTGGCTCGCCCCGCGTATCGGCAGCCCTATATTAAGACCAAAAGGTACAGACAACTTCCAACTGAGTGATATGCCTATGTCTTTACAGGGGACCTCTCCAAATAGGAAAAAAATCTCAGGTACTCTTAGTATAAGAATTCCTAAATCGGTTAAAGTATCGGAAACTCTCCCAATAAGCGCCCAGTTCAAACCGGATTCAGAACAGGTATACACGTTATCAACTGTTCTCAAATTAGAATCACCTTCGTTCAAAATTACTCCTACGGATAACTCACGAATGATAAACCCCGGTCCAGAATTTCTTTGGGGGTGGCTGATTTTACCTGAAACAACCGGGCGGCATGCTGTCTCGCTAAGATTCGAGCCTGATATTGAATACCAGTTAGATCAGAATAGGCGACCAGTAGAGTTTGAAATGAACTCGAATTCAATTATCGCCTATATCAATGTTTTAACTGATCTTAATCTCACCTCAACTCAAGATACAATACTCAAGATAATCGGCGGGCTTATTGGGATCGTAGGTACAATCTTGGGATACCCATTTTTGAAGCGTCGCTTTGGATCTGGGTAA
- a CDS encoding helix-turn-helix transcriptional regulator, whose protein sequence is MEKLRTYIRAVMKEKNLKGIHIQARSGNKIKDSTISDILSGKVKSISVDKLNALAKGLGVDGVELYKAASGEETDFRNTEPWPARVLVEAVDKIVSSPDLTEIVQALLKAKPAKIKAVKKVLQAGKE, encoded by the coding sequence ATGGAGAAATTGAGAACGTATATCCGTGCAGTAATGAAAGAGAAGAACCTCAAGGGCATTCACATCCAAGCCCGCAGCGGCAATAAAATCAAAGACTCCACAATCTCTGACATCCTTTCTGGCAAGGTCAAATCTATAAGCGTAGACAAGCTCAACGCCCTGGCGAAAGGGTTAGGCGTTGATGGAGTAGAACTGTATAAAGCTGCCAGTGGAGAGGAGACTGATTTTAGAAATACCGAGCCGTGGCCTGCCAGAGTGCTTGTTGAGGCAGTAGACAAGATTGTATCCAGCCCAGACCTTACCGAGATAGTCCAAGCTCTCCTGAAGGCCAAGCCTGCCAAGATAAAGGCAGTCAAGAAAGTGTTACAGGCAGGAAAAGAATAA